From the genome of Gemmatimonadota bacterium, one region includes:
- a CDS encoding glycosyltransferase yields MIRGRDFVVLADDWGRHPSSCQHLFQRLAPENRVLWVNTIGTRASSFSASDFARVRDKFRGWMGRAPGEVAGEIVEVWNPVMTPFDQWRPFRSLNGHLLRRSVRKAIDAYGMRNPFLVTTIPNAFSLVGEVGECASVYYCVDEFSEWPGASRGAMREMEAELLRKVDLVVATSQELFDAKSLLHSRVRLLRHGVDWRTFAEGNRGESSHLQEIPQPRVGLTGLVDLRLDVRLVGEIAREMPEVAFVFVGPRQLPRCELDAIPNVYFRDAVPYAEVPGVLSALDAAFLPYVESTLTDCINPLKLREFLAAGLPVVATPLPEVVVLREHLYPAGGPMAWKDALRAALSEDPVKRAARSCAMKSEGWEARTEEFSRALGEAEEVAGAGL; encoded by the coding sequence GTGATTCGAGGCCGCGACTTTGTCGTCCTTGCGGATGACTGGGGGCGTCACCCTTCCAGTTGCCAGCACCTCTTCCAACGACTCGCCCCCGAGAACCGTGTGCTCTGGGTGAATACCATCGGCACGCGGGCTTCCAGTTTCTCCGCGTCGGACTTCGCCCGCGTTCGCGACAAGTTTCGTGGATGGATGGGGAGGGCGCCAGGGGAGGTTGCCGGGGAGATCGTGGAGGTGTGGAACCCGGTGATGACCCCTTTCGATCAGTGGCGCCCCTTTCGGTCGCTCAATGGGCATCTTCTCCGAAGGTCGGTCCGGAAAGCCATCGATGCGTATGGGATGCGGAATCCGTTTCTGGTCACGACGATTCCGAATGCGTTCTCGCTCGTGGGAGAAGTGGGCGAGTGCGCCAGCGTGTACTACTGTGTGGATGAGTTCTCCGAGTGGCCGGGAGCGTCCCGCGGCGCCATGCGTGAGATGGAGGCGGAGCTTCTGAGGAAAGTGGATCTTGTCGTTGCGACCTCGCAGGAACTCTTCGACGCGAAGTCTCTCCTGCATTCGCGAGTTCGCCTCCTGCGCCATGGTGTCGACTGGCGAACCTTCGCGGAGGGGAACCGGGGAGAGTCCTCCCACCTGCAGGAGATCCCGCAACCCCGTGTGGGCTTGACCGGATTGGTGGACCTGCGGCTGGATGTGAGACTCGTGGGCGAGATCGCACGGGAGATGCCGGAGGTAGCGTTTGTGTTCGTCGGGCCACGGCAATTGCCACGCTGCGAGCTGGATGCCATCCCGAATGTGTACTTCCGCGATGCGGTGCCGTATGCGGAGGTTCCGGGCGTGCTGTCTGCGCTGGATGCCGCGTTTCTTCCGTATGTGGAATCGACTTTGACGGACTGCATCAACCCCTTGAAGCTGCGTGAGTTCCTGGCCGCTGGCCTGCCCGTGGTTGCCACGCCGCTCCCGGAGGTTGTGGTCCTCAGAGAGCATCTCTACCCGGCCGGAGGCCCGATGGCGTGGAAGGACGCGCTTCGGGCGGCTCTTTCGGAGGACCCGGTGAAACGCGCCGCTCGATCCTGTGCGATGAAGTCCGAAGGCTGGGAAGCGCGAACCGAGGAGTTTTCTCGCGCACTCGGAGAGGCGGAAGAAGTGGCGGGAGCCGGCCTGTGA
- a CDS encoding glycosyltransferase: MNVLVISTLYPNAAQPVHALFVEQRVRAMAERFPVRVLCPIPSFPLVSRMARYAHRRGIPQHADWRGVSVGYPRFLSIPRILKPLDGVFLFAACLAAALRMRRDFPVDRIDAHLAFPDGWAAVWLGRVLRVPVTVTLRGHDINDLPRFPCRWSQVRWTLRNADGIMPVADALRVAALEAGAPAARVRTVENGVDASRFCFGEASAARRDLGWDSEARVILSVGHLVARKGFCQLVRALPKVLESVPRARLVIAGGPGEEGDITAELHRTIEECGVSDRVTLLGAVAHEDLPPYYQASDLFCLASEKEGRANVLVEAQACGTPVVATAVWGTPDVVGGTENGLLVESIDRSGLADAIRIALSREWDRRAIASRGGKCLWEDTARQVEEVLIRVGEKS; the protein is encoded by the coding sequence GTGAATGTTCTCGTGATCAGTACGCTCTATCCGAATGCGGCCCAACCCGTTCACGCGCTGTTCGTGGAGCAGCGCGTGCGCGCCATGGCGGAGCGCTTCCCGGTTCGGGTGCTGTGCCCCATTCCGAGTTTCCCTCTTGTGTCGCGCATGGCTCGATACGCGCACCGTCGCGGAATCCCGCAGCATGCGGATTGGCGGGGAGTGTCGGTGGGGTATCCCCGATTCCTGTCGATCCCGCGTATCCTGAAGCCGTTGGATGGAGTGTTCCTCTTCGCGGCGTGCCTGGCGGCTGCGCTGCGAATGCGGCGCGACTTTCCGGTGGACCGGATTGACGCGCATCTGGCGTTCCCGGATGGCTGGGCGGCGGTGTGGCTGGGCCGTGTGTTGCGAGTGCCGGTGACCGTGACTCTGCGCGGGCACGACATCAACGACTTGCCCCGTTTCCCTTGTCGATGGTCACAGGTCCGGTGGACGCTGAGAAACGCCGACGGAATCATGCCGGTGGCCGACGCGCTTCGGGTTGCGGCGCTGGAGGCGGGAGCGCCCGCTGCGCGAGTGAGAACGGTGGAAAACGGCGTGGATGCGTCGCGGTTTTGCTTTGGTGAAGCCAGTGCTGCTCGCCGGGATCTCGGTTGGGATTCGGAAGCGCGGGTCATTCTATCTGTCGGGCATCTTGTGGCACGAAAGGGATTCTGCCAGTTGGTGAGGGCTTTGCCGAAGGTGCTGGAGAGTGTGCCCCGCGCCCGGCTTGTGATTGCGGGAGGCCCTGGGGAAGAGGGCGACATCACGGCCGAGCTTCATCGGACCATTGAGGAGTGTGGTGTGTCGGATCGGGTCACGCTGTTGGGCGCGGTCGCGCACGAGGACCTTCCCCCGTACTACCAGGCGAGCGATCTCTTCTGTCTGGCGAGTGAGAAGGAAGGGCGCGCGAATGTTCTGGTGGAGGCGCAGGCCTGCGGGACTCCGGTCGTGGCGACGGCGGTCTGGGGCACTCCGGATGTGGTGGGAGGGACGGAGAATGGGCTTCTGGTAGAATCCATAGACCGCTCTGGTCTGGCGGACGCGATCCGGATCGCACTCTCGCGAGAATGGGATCGGAGAGCGATTGCATCGCGAGGCGGAAAGTGTTTGTGGGAAGATACGGCGCGACAGGTGGAAGAGGTTCTCATCCGAGTGGGAGAGAAATCGTGA
- a CDS encoding acyltransferase, producing MSIIPRYLIYRMECILVDPDRAFHGVSQEMSLVPGVVGEYLRREFLRLSIDRCSSDCCIGFGTVLSKRGARIGRRVYVGTRCNLGLVELGDDALLASGVEVMSGGRQHTFEDEEIPVREQGGRFERVCVGRDSWIGSGALVMADIGDKCVIGAGSVVRDPVPDGGIAVGSPARIVGRRGERTESEGA from the coding sequence GTGAGCATAATCCCGCGGTACTTGATCTACCGCATGGAGTGCATTCTGGTCGACCCGGATCGGGCATTCCACGGCGTCAGTCAGGAAATGTCGCTGGTGCCGGGCGTAGTGGGGGAGTACCTGCGCCGGGAGTTTCTGCGTCTTTCGATTGACCGATGTTCGTCCGATTGCTGCATAGGGTTCGGGACGGTGCTGTCGAAGCGGGGCGCGCGCATCGGGAGACGGGTCTATGTCGGCACCCGCTGCAATCTGGGTCTGGTGGAGCTGGGTGACGATGCGCTGTTGGCGTCAGGAGTGGAGGTGATGTCGGGCGGGCGGCAACATACCTTCGAGGATGAGGAGATCCCGGTTCGAGAGCAGGGAGGCCGATTCGAACGAGTCTGTGTCGGGCGGGACTCCTGGATTGGAAGCGGAGCGCTGGTCATGGCTGACATTGGTGACAAGTGCGTGATCGGAGCGGGAAGTGTCGTCAGGGACCCGGTGCCCGACGGGGGCATTGCGGTGGGTTCCCCCGCGCGGATTGTGGGGCGAAGGGGAGAGCGGACGGAGTCGGAGGGAGCATGA
- a CDS encoding FemAB family PEP-CTERM system-associated protein yields the protein MKWTRLAKGDESRWDDFAGRVPGATLYHRAGWASVIQEAFGQEPIYLIAESKGRIEGVLPLFAFSHFVFGKYLVSMPFLNRGGILAETDRARHALLEGAKTLLRETGSAYCELRHTEAEAIGGLPARTAKVSMALTLDADPELLWKRVGPKVRNLVRKAERAGLEVREGQGEEDLATFQELFAVNMRDLGTPVYSPGFFRAVLGAFGDHCRLTLVERDGVAAAGGLCLQYNGFTEIHWAASRREFRRDSPNMLLYWDAIRDACETGLRTFCFGRSTEGSGPYRFKRQWGAEPVPLRWEYLLSAGGGLPELNPDNPRFRLAVRIWQRLPLSVTRILGPPIVRHLP from the coding sequence GTGAAATGGACTCGTCTGGCCAAGGGCGATGAGTCCCGCTGGGATGACTTCGCAGGTCGCGTGCCGGGGGCGACGCTCTATCATCGAGCGGGCTGGGCATCCGTGATTCAAGAGGCCTTTGGCCAGGAACCCATCTACCTGATCGCGGAGTCCAAGGGGCGAATCGAAGGGGTGCTCCCACTCTTCGCGTTCTCTCACTTCGTCTTCGGCAAGTACCTCGTGTCGATGCCCTTCCTGAATCGCGGGGGAATCCTGGCTGAAACGGACCGCGCCCGCCACGCACTCCTGGAGGGAGCGAAGACGCTGCTGCGGGAGACGGGTTCGGCCTACTGTGAGCTTCGGCATACGGAAGCAGAGGCCATCGGAGGCCTTCCCGCCCGAACCGCCAAGGTGTCGATGGCTTTGACGCTGGACGCGGACCCCGAGCTCCTCTGGAAGCGAGTCGGGCCGAAAGTGCGGAACCTGGTGCGCAAGGCGGAGCGGGCAGGACTGGAAGTTCGCGAAGGGCAGGGGGAGGAGGATCTGGCCACATTCCAGGAACTCTTCGCAGTCAACATGAGGGATCTGGGCACGCCGGTTTACTCCCCGGGCTTCTTCCGGGCGGTGCTGGGTGCTTTCGGCGACCACTGCCGACTGACGCTGGTGGAGCGGGATGGGGTGGCCGCCGCAGGGGGACTGTGCCTCCAGTACAATGGGTTTACGGAGATCCACTGGGCCGCGTCACGCCGCGAGTTCCGTCGCGATTCCCCCAATATGCTGCTCTACTGGGATGCCATCCGGGACGCCTGCGAGACGGGGCTGCGCACATTCTGTTTCGGGCGGTCCACCGAGGGATCGGGCCCGTACCGCTTCAAGCGCCAGTGGGGCGCGGAGCCCGTTCCGCTCCGGTGGGAGTACCTCCTTTCGGCCGGAGGGGGGCTTCCGGAGCTGAATCCGGACAATCCGCGCTTCCGGCTTGCCGTTCGCATCTGGCAGCGCCTGCCGCTGTCTGTCACCCGCATTCTGGGGCCTCCGATCGTGCGTCACCTCCCCTGA
- a CDS encoding FlgD immunoglobulin-like domain containing protein: MIRRTELWMAAVGTAVCLVSGGIARDASALDVPLRIRETAGVPRSAEIVTSGVPIPRGELLDEQQAAMGGVDAQFRSLAEWSDGSVKWLQVSFPATVSAYGTAIYQLTSGAGDAPSGVLSAVDDGQTVTVNTGPLRFTLKRNGFNLFDEAWIDLNQDGSFAESERLVSPGSSTGSRVVGTDGENYTSANGVPATLEVEEAGPLRVVIRFEGVHSGTAGDHLDYSGRIYAYRGREEVHVRFAEINRTPTDTYSNGGQPKCRWLAGEGPVGGSSGSLQMEDLSLVTRLSLSGSPSFALQGDPAGGIASGDLLSDAWLYQDSSGGQYWQVSGGTTFSGYEIRHGQTLLESGSRAQGFADIHDGTRGLSVAIRHFWENFPDKIMVSPDGTVTVGLFPGDFSLPFEHRPGERKSHWVQYHFHAGDEVAGGVAASALAFQEPLRAMAPASWYCDSQALDDLEPYDPVAFPEYEAHNGYGADGYLSIREQSDFYGWQDFGDVWSDFEGGGAPPNTNNAANNLEYDSGFAFIQQALRTTGLNDDLSDKWWKLAAEGNEHTADVDIYHVHTGPLPWMWGGMWNHTGHGKSGFDDPHRGDNPNAAHSWNRGMLAWYYLTGDRDVLEGALEVGENITWRVENGPGMPGASGTEDEERGPGHALQILTDMYLLTWDSRYYQAAHKLIAESHADTKEFVQSPGSGTWRCKPWMIAILMRNLGRFVEAMAIEQGTVEQEAIDSLLGYAEFMEARAWVDRDAGSPGFFHYQVEGDGTNIPGGNNVNMWTLRASDAFTFAGRHEPDPVVAQRYRDIARVGFEDASAYPWCFTCPTHEFLQAKVHQVVAGSGQEYMRQASSQGPSDTIPPGAITDLAAVSGPGEGEISLAWTATGDDGVEGQAISYLVRRSAGPLLTAEDWSDATPVPGAPIPGQAGSAESMILTGLGGGEVWHVGIRAVDDALQVGDLSNSPSAPAGADMTAPTISDLSAQEEVPGTLIFRWSTDEPATSAIEWDPAWPGSGDLANVVSDGLLTTFHELQVSGLNAGTTVHYRSTSADASGNADTTDVSQITVAATDAVPPAISGLGASVDGTGENLVVVWNTDEPADGRVEYGADSSCTSSTVLDPSLTLAHAAVVAGVAPGETVYFRVLSADGSGNVSVSAVQAFTITQDEEPPQISTPEYTFTLSQARMDFLTTEPSWGEIRWGVGSPAGNTLPLGSAVAPSLSHSVILGGLMDGLTYLFEIELSDLSGNISLLGGSFALPGGPGVDTTPPGIPLGLEITAFTEEDGVALRWAPNSEADLFGYHVYRRVHQPGSNQGWSILNAEVTGDTAWGDEGLVAGTSYEYAITARDSGSNESGRSPGVVFDPGDWLDLRTLGQSRPNPFTPQAGTSITFQVPAGAGPDPQRTVLAVFDLNGRRVRTLFAEDAAAGDENTVRWDGCDGEGNALASGVYFSRLRIGQDIHSRKMVLLR; encoded by the coding sequence TTGATTCGTCGAACTGAGCTCTGGATGGCGGCCGTCGGGACGGCGGTTTGTCTTGTGAGTGGAGGAATCGCGCGGGACGCTTCCGCTCTGGATGTTCCGCTGCGAATCCGTGAGACCGCAGGCGTCCCGCGTTCCGCGGAGATCGTCACTTCGGGTGTTCCCATTCCCCGGGGTGAGCTTCTCGACGAACAGCAAGCCGCCATGGGTGGGGTCGACGCGCAGTTCCGGTCGCTGGCCGAGTGGTCAGACGGGTCCGTGAAGTGGCTGCAGGTGTCGTTCCCGGCCACGGTTTCCGCCTATGGAACCGCGATCTATCAGCTCACCTCTGGAGCCGGCGATGCGCCGTCCGGCGTGCTCAGTGCGGTGGATGACGGTCAGACGGTGACCGTGAACACGGGCCCCCTCCGCTTCACTCTGAAACGCAACGGATTCAACCTCTTCGACGAAGCCTGGATCGACCTCAATCAGGACGGCTCGTTTGCGGAGTCGGAGCGGCTGGTCTCTCCGGGGAGTTCGACCGGTTCCCGGGTCGTGGGCACCGATGGAGAGAACTACACATCCGCGAACGGGGTTCCCGCGACTCTTGAGGTGGAGGAAGCGGGGCCGCTGCGTGTGGTCATTCGATTTGAGGGCGTGCACTCGGGAACCGCAGGGGATCATCTGGACTACTCCGGCCGCATATACGCGTACCGGGGTCGAGAAGAGGTGCATGTTCGCTTTGCGGAGATCAATCGCACCCCGACCGATACCTACAGCAACGGCGGGCAGCCGAAGTGTCGCTGGCTGGCTGGCGAAGGCCCGGTCGGAGGCTCGTCAGGGAGTCTTCAGATGGAGGACCTCTCGCTCGTCACGCGGTTGAGCCTTTCGGGGAGCCCGAGCTTCGCGCTTCAGGGCGACCCCGCCGGAGGGATCGCATCGGGAGATCTCCTGTCGGACGCATGGCTGTATCAGGATTCCAGCGGGGGCCAGTATTGGCAGGTGAGCGGCGGAACCACCTTCTCGGGCTACGAAATCCGACACGGGCAGACGCTTCTGGAAAGCGGATCCCGGGCGCAGGGCTTCGCCGACATCCATGACGGAACGCGCGGGCTGTCGGTCGCCATCCGTCACTTCTGGGAGAACTTCCCGGACAAGATCATGGTCTCTCCGGACGGCACGGTCACGGTGGGTCTCTTCCCGGGTGATTTCTCGCTTCCGTTTGAACATCGTCCCGGGGAACGAAAGTCGCATTGGGTTCAGTACCACTTCCACGCCGGGGACGAAGTGGCCGGTGGCGTCGCCGCCTCCGCGCTTGCATTTCAGGAACCGCTCCGCGCGATGGCTCCTGCGTCCTGGTATTGCGACAGTCAGGCGCTCGACGATCTGGAACCTTACGACCCGGTTGCGTTCCCGGAGTACGAAGCGCACAACGGGTACGGGGCGGACGGCTACCTTTCGATTCGCGAGCAGTCTGACTTCTACGGCTGGCAGGACTTCGGAGATGTCTGGAGCGACTTTGAAGGAGGCGGGGCTCCGCCGAACACGAACAACGCGGCCAACAACCTGGAGTACGACTCCGGGTTCGCGTTCATTCAGCAGGCGCTTCGCACCACGGGCTTGAACGATGACCTGTCGGACAAGTGGTGGAAACTCGCGGCGGAGGGGAATGAGCATACCGCCGATGTGGACATTTACCATGTGCACACCGGTCCGCTTCCGTGGATGTGGGGAGGGATGTGGAATCACACCGGTCACGGCAAGAGCGGCTTTGATGATCCGCACCGAGGGGACAATCCCAACGCGGCGCACTCATGGAATCGGGGGATGCTCGCCTGGTACTACCTGACGGGGGATCGCGATGTCCTGGAGGGCGCGCTGGAAGTGGGAGAGAACATTACCTGGCGTGTGGAGAATGGGCCGGGGATGCCGGGTGCAAGCGGGACCGAGGATGAAGAGCGCGGCCCGGGACACGCGCTCCAGATCCTGACGGACATGTATCTCCTCACCTGGGATTCACGATACTACCAGGCGGCACACAAGTTGATCGCCGAGAGCCACGCGGATACCAAGGAGTTTGTGCAGAGCCCGGGGTCGGGCACCTGGCGGTGCAAACCATGGATGATTGCGATTCTCATGCGCAACCTCGGTCGCTTTGTTGAGGCAATGGCCATCGAGCAGGGAACGGTGGAGCAGGAGGCCATCGATTCGCTCCTTGGGTATGCGGAGTTCATGGAGGCGCGCGCCTGGGTGGACAGGGATGCGGGAAGTCCCGGATTCTTTCACTATCAGGTGGAGGGGGACGGGACGAATATTCCCGGTGGCAACAATGTGAATATGTGGACGCTGAGGGCTTCGGATGCGTTCACCTTCGCGGGTCGGCATGAGCCGGACCCTGTCGTGGCTCAACGGTATCGCGACATTGCCCGCGTGGGCTTCGAAGATGCTTCCGCGTACCCCTGGTGCTTCACCTGCCCGACTCATGAGTTCCTTCAGGCCAAGGTGCATCAGGTCGTGGCGGGCTCGGGACAGGAGTATATGCGGCAGGCTTCCTCGCAGGGGCCGTCGGATACCATTCCCCCGGGCGCAATCACGGACCTTGCGGCAGTGAGCGGACCGGGTGAGGGAGAGATCTCCCTGGCGTGGACTGCCACCGGCGACGACGGGGTGGAAGGCCAGGCCATCAGCTATCTCGTGCGGCGCTCCGCGGGGCCGCTCCTCACGGCCGAAGACTGGTCGGACGCCACACCGGTTCCCGGGGCCCCCATTCCGGGGCAGGCCGGATCTGCGGAGAGCATGATCCTGACGGGTCTGGGAGGGGGAGAGGTCTGGCATGTGGGAATCCGCGCGGTGGATGATGCGCTTCAGGTCGGGGATCTATCCAACTCGCCTTCCGCCCCGGCGGGAGCCGACATGACTGCGCCGACCATCAGCGACCTGTCCGCTCAGGAAGAAGTCCCCGGCACGCTGATCTTCCGTTGGAGCACGGATGAACCCGCGACCTCGGCGATCGAATGGGACCCGGCGTGGCCGGGGTCCGGAGATCTGGCCAATGTTGTGAGCGATGGTCTTCTGACGACTTTCCATGAACTTCAGGTTTCGGGGCTCAACGCCGGGACGACGGTTCACTACCGGAGCACTTCGGCCGACGCCTCCGGCAATGCGGACACCACGGATGTCTCGCAGATTACGGTGGCGGCGACGGATGCTGTACCCCCAGCCATCAGCGGGCTGGGTGCATCGGTAGACGGTACGGGCGAGAATCTCGTCGTGGTGTGGAATACGGACGAACCGGCTGACGGGCGCGTGGAGTATGGCGCGGATTCGTCCTGTACTTCCTCCACGGTGCTGGACCCTTCGTTGACGCTGGCGCACGCCGCAGTCGTCGCGGGCGTGGCTCCCGGGGAGACCGTCTACTTCCGCGTGTTGTCCGCGGATGGTTCGGGGAATGTCTCGGTCTCTGCGGTCCAGGCTTTCACAATCACCCAGGATGAGGAGCCACCCCAGATCAGCACGCCCGAGTACACCTTCACGCTGAGTCAGGCTCGGATGGACTTTCTCACGACGGAACCCTCCTGGGGGGAGATCCGTTGGGGAGTGGGCTCTCCCGCCGGGAACACACTTCCGCTCGGTTCCGCCGTAGCGCCGTCGCTCTCCCACTCGGTGATTCTGGGGGGGCTGATGGACGGCTTGACCTACCTCTTCGAGATTGAGCTTTCGGACTTGTCCGGGAACATCTCTCTTCTCGGCGGGAGCTTTGCGTTGCCGGGCGGACCGGGCGTGGACACCACCCCACCGGGCATTCCTCTGGGACTTGAGATCACCGCCTTCACGGAAGAGGACGGAGTGGCGCTTCGATGGGCGCCGAACTCCGAGGCGGACCTGTTCGGGTATCATGTGTATCGCCGGGTCCACCAGCCCGGCTCCAATCAGGGTTGGTCCATTCTCAATGCCGAAGTGACCGGGGACACCGCCTGGGGAGATGAGGGTCTGGTGGCCGGCACCTCCTATGAGTATGCGATCACGGCGCGGGATTCCGGGAGCAACGAGAGTGGAAGAAGCCCGGGAGTGGTGTTCGATCCCGGGGATTGGCTGGACCTCCGGACGCTGGGGCAGAGTCGCCCGAATCCATTCACGCCCCAGGCAGGCACCTCGATCACCTTCCAGGTTCCCGCCGGCGCGGGGCCTGATCCGCAGCGCACCGTCCTTGCGGTATTCGACCTGAACGGAAGACGCGTCCGCACCCTCTTCGCTGAAGACGCGGCCGCGGGTGATGAGAATACGGTCCGGTGGGATGGATGCGACGGCGAAGGGAATGCACTGGCCTCTGGCGTCTACTTCTCCCGGCTTCGCATCGGCCAGGACATCCACTCAAGGAAGATGGTCCTCCTGCGCTGA
- a CDS encoding sigma-54 dependent transcriptional regulator has product MKRILYVESDAKSRARTVEALRTLQCEVTSLSTTGEAVHALENDPPSLVMAVRNEASEDDLRLIEHAHRLRSGVPVLVLARRGSTRGAIAFMDAGAYDYVAKPDSDNAIREMAENILRSAGALAVPDAGLLPEAGDDGPGAIVGRSAEMIEIFKMIGRIAKSDAAVLLQGESGTGKELAARTIHENSRRQGRPFVAINCAAIPETLLESELFGHEKGAFTGAVGMRRGKFEQCDGGTIFLDEIGDMSLATQAKILRVLQEKTFERVGGEESLTTDARVVTATNKSLVKEMRKNEFRVDLFYRLKVVSLFLPPLRQRHGDIRILAEHFLRKYAETGRQPMRGITRAALEMLQGSPWEGNVRELENAIQSAVVLNRTGVLDREDFPFLRQAVGGESIDSNPLESLQREVARASRALLRTERATEGQGVYRACMDLVEQTLVTEALRHCDGNQVRAARVLGISRNTLRSRMHFTRG; this is encoded by the coding sequence ATGAAGCGAATCCTGTATGTGGAATCGGACGCGAAGTCACGCGCCCGAACGGTAGAAGCACTGCGCACGCTGCAGTGTGAAGTCACTTCCCTCAGCACGACGGGTGAGGCGGTCCACGCGTTGGAGAACGACCCGCCGTCGCTGGTCATGGCGGTGCGGAACGAGGCGAGCGAGGACGACCTCCGCCTGATTGAGCATGCGCATCGCCTGCGAAGCGGCGTACCCGTTCTGGTGCTGGCGAGAAGGGGAAGCACCCGCGGGGCCATCGCGTTCATGGATGCCGGAGCGTACGACTATGTCGCAAAGCCGGACAGCGATAACGCGATTCGTGAGATGGCCGAGAACATACTTCGAAGCGCGGGGGCCTTGGCAGTGCCCGACGCAGGGCTCCTCCCCGAAGCGGGAGACGACGGACCAGGGGCGATCGTAGGGCGCAGCGCGGAGATGATCGAGATATTCAAGATGATCGGCAGGATCGCGAAGTCCGACGCGGCCGTCCTCCTGCAAGGGGAGAGCGGAACCGGGAAGGAACTCGCTGCGCGGACGATCCATGAGAACAGCCGCCGCCAGGGGAGACCCTTTGTAGCGATCAACTGTGCAGCCATTCCGGAGACCCTTCTGGAAAGCGAACTGTTCGGGCATGAGAAGGGGGCTTTCACCGGTGCGGTGGGCATGCGTCGCGGGAAGTTCGAACAGTGCGACGGCGGGACCATCTTCCTGGACGAGATCGGCGACATGAGCCTGGCGACTCAGGCGAAGATCCTCCGCGTGCTGCAGGAGAAGACCTTCGAGAGAGTCGGTGGCGAGGAGAGCCTGACCACCGATGCCCGCGTGGTCACGGCGACGAACAAGAGCCTTGTGAAGGAGATGCGGAAGAACGAGTTCCGGGTTGATCTCTTCTATCGGCTGAAAGTGGTCTCGTTGTTCCTGCCGCCACTCAGACAGAGGCATGGAGACATTCGCATTCTAGCGGAGCACTTCCTTCGCAAGTACGCGGAAACCGGCCGACAGCCGATGCGAGGGATTACTCGCGCAGCCCTGGAGATGCTCCAGGGAAGTCCGTGGGAAGGGAATGTCCGCGAACTCGAGAATGCCATACAGAGCGCGGTTGTGCTAAACAGGACAGGAGTACTGGACAGAGAGGACTTCCCGTTTCTCCGGCAGGCGGTGGGTGGCGAATCCATCGACTCGAATCCGTTGGAGAGTCTTCAGCGGGAGGTGGCTCGCGCGTCGCGTGCACTCTTGCGCACAGAGCGTGCAACCGAGGGGCAGGGAGTCTACCGAGCATGCATGGATCTTGTAGAACAGACTCTCGTGACGGAAGCACTTCGTCACTGCGACGGGAACCAGGTGCGTGCGGCGCGAGTCCTCGGAATCAGTCGCAACACCCTGCGGAGTCGGATGCACTTCACGCGGGGATGA
- a CDS encoding TIGR03087 family PEP-CTERM/XrtA system glycosyltransferase, protein MKILFVSHRPPGPPDKGDKIRSHHLLKRLAARHRVEVACLYDEDSELETMRESCSWAAELTARRRPRAEGIVRGLMAAASGRSLTSGYFHSTELSRSVDRILQERTPDVALAYCSGMAGYLKAFDGARVLDLVDVDSEKWRQYACRARGGKRLVYALEARLLRADEQRLVGEFDRSIVVSDAERDLLAGFCEESRIDVVPMGVDLARLQRGCARPGTADLVFVGALDYLPNSEGITAFAREVFPAVRRRFPTARLRIVGRRPGAGVRALSGLPGVEVAPDVPDVRNWLWGAAIAVVPLRIAQGVQNKVLEAMAAGVPVVASHTATRGIDAVDAEHLHIAEDSAGMVAKITHLLENPIEADAMAKRALEFVRAHHDWDTAALAYERVLQSALEQRGPSKREGGAC, encoded by the coding sequence GTGAAGATACTCTTTGTTTCACACAGGCCTCCCGGGCCTCCCGACAAGGGCGACAAGATCCGATCGCATCACCTGCTGAAGAGGCTTGCCGCGCGCCATCGCGTGGAGGTGGCTTGCCTGTACGACGAGGACTCCGAACTGGAGACGATGCGCGAGTCGTGCTCCTGGGCGGCGGAACTGACGGCCCGGCGGCGGCCACGGGCTGAGGGGATCGTCCGAGGCTTGATGGCGGCGGCTTCAGGACGATCGCTGACCTCAGGCTACTTTCATTCAACAGAGCTTTCCCGTTCGGTGGACCGGATTCTTCAAGAACGCACGCCCGATGTTGCCCTGGCGTACTGTTCCGGGATGGCCGGGTATCTCAAGGCGTTCGACGGCGCACGCGTGCTCGACCTGGTGGATGTCGATTCCGAGAAGTGGCGGCAGTACGCGTGTCGAGCGCGAGGAGGGAAACGGCTGGTCTATGCTCTGGAAGCCCGGCTCCTGCGCGCGGATGAGCAACGCCTGGTGGGCGAGTTTGATCGGAGCATTGTGGTCTCGGATGCGGAACGCGACCTGCTTGCCGGGTTCTGTGAAGAGAGCCGCATCGATGTGGTTCCGATGGGAGTGGATCTCGCCAGGCTTCAACGCGGCTGCGCCCGACCGGGGACGGCGGACCTTGTGTTTGTGGGGGCGCTCGACTATCTCCCCAACTCGGAGGGGATCACCGCGTTTGCGCGCGAGGTCTTTCCTGCGGTACGCCGCCGGTTCCCAACGGCGCGCCTGCGCATCGTGGGACGGCGTCCAGGAGCGGGAGTCCGGGCCTTGAGCGGTCTCCCCGGTGTTGAGGTTGCGCCGGATGTTCCGGATGTCCGCAACTGGCTCTGGGGGGCGGCCATCGCGGTGGTGCCGCTTCGGATCGCGCAGGGAGTGCAGAACAAGGTGCTGGAGGCAATGGCTGCCGGAGTGCCGGTCGTGGCTTCGCACACAGCCACTCGCGGGATCGATGCGGTGGACGCCGAACACCTTCACATTGCGGAGGACTCCGCCGGGATGGTGGCAAAGATCACGCATCTACTGGAGAATCCCATCGAGGCGGATGCGATGGCGAAGCGCGCGCTGGAGTTCGTTCGCGCGCACCACGATTGGGACACCGCCGCGCTGGCTTACGAGCGGGTCCTTCAGAGCGCACTGGAGCAACGAGGGCCGTCGAAGAGAGAAGGTGGCGCTTGCTGA